The Kosakonia sacchari SP1 genome includes a window with the following:
- a CDS encoding N-acetyltransferase: MIRAWHSKDLSPLLTLWMESTSFAHPFIDVRYWQDSEALVRDAYLPVAKTWVWEENGELQGFISVMDAQFIGALFVRPAAIGRGIGKALMDHAKQRFNWLSLEVYQKNVRAVNFYHAQGFRIEDSAWQEETRHPTWIMNWQADQTPLA, from the coding sequence ATGATCCGCGCGTGGCATAGCAAGGATCTGTCGCCGTTGCTCACGCTGTGGATGGAGAGCACAAGCTTTGCCCATCCGTTTATTGATGTGCGCTACTGGCAGGACAGCGAAGCGCTGGTGCGCGACGCGTATCTGCCGGTGGCAAAAACCTGGGTCTGGGAAGAGAACGGCGAGCTGCAAGGCTTTATCAGTGTGATGGACGCGCAGTTTATCGGGGCGCTGTTTGTGCGCCCCGCCGCCATTGGTCGCGGCATTGGCAAAGCGCTGATGGATCACGCCAAACAGCGCTTTAACTGGCTAAGCCTTGAGGTGTATCAGAAAAACGTGCGGGCAGTGAATTTCTACCATGCTCAGGGCTTTCGTATCGAAGATAGCGCCTGGCAGGAAGAAACCCGCCACCCGACGTGGATCATGAACTGGCAGGCGGATCAAACGCCGTTAGCGTAA